One window of Salegentibacter sp. Hel_I_6 genomic DNA carries:
- a CDS encoding exopolysaccharide biosynthesis polyprenyl glycosylphosphotransferase yields MNKMKWSPFIMPFSLLAHLVIINVFLHLLNPEFYANILAIVGFNLAWILSALCLNFYVVERKERFRTKFNKFLRHYLLFCLAYFSVFAFLKLDLVIKYQVFTLVFLLLILTFYRWFFFSVRRLYRLEGGNYQNVVIVGNDKNMGIIRKVFDEPDFGYRYKGFFHNNSSDKKDYLGNVDSCYDFILENNIDEIYCIVSQLSNEQLNRLISFADNNLKHLKLIPDNKEIFTRSMNVELFGTVPVLNLRKSPLEKNYAKYGKRIFDVLFSILVIVFILSWLIPLVFILMKIESKGPLFFKQLRHGYNKKPFWCYKFRSMTVNKLADERMCSRNDPRVTKLGRILRRTSVDELPQFINVLKGEMSVVGPRPHMETHTLEYAGTVDKYLVRHFTKPGITGLAQIKGYRGEISCKSDIINRTRFDIFYLEKWNPLMDFKIIYQTIYNAMVGDEKAF; encoded by the coding sequence ATGAATAAAATGAAATGGTCTCCTTTTATAATGCCCTTTTCATTATTGGCACATTTAGTTATAATAAATGTTTTTTTACATTTATTAAATCCTGAATTCTATGCTAATATTCTGGCTATTGTTGGTTTCAATTTAGCCTGGATATTATCTGCCTTATGTCTTAATTTTTACGTGGTAGAAAGGAAAGAACGCTTTAGAACCAAATTCAACAAATTTCTTCGGCATTATCTATTATTCTGTTTAGCATACTTTTCCGTTTTTGCATTTTTAAAATTGGACCTGGTAATAAAGTACCAGGTATTTACCCTGGTATTTCTCCTATTAATACTAACATTTTATCGCTGGTTCTTCTTTTCCGTAAGGCGACTTTATCGTTTAGAAGGAGGAAATTATCAAAACGTGGTAATAGTGGGAAATGATAAGAATATGGGGATTATTAGAAAAGTTTTTGATGAACCCGATTTTGGTTACAGGTATAAAGGTTTTTTCCATAATAATAGTTCTGATAAAAAAGATTATCTGGGAAATGTGGACTCTTGTTATGATTTTATTTTGGAGAATAACATTGATGAAATTTATTGTATAGTTTCACAGCTTTCTAATGAACAGCTAAACCGCTTAATATCTTTTGCCGATAATAATCTTAAGCACCTCAAATTAATACCTGACAATAAAGAGATTTTTACAAGGTCAATGAATGTAGAGCTGTTTGGCACTGTTCCGGTTTTAAATCTGAGGAAATCTCCCTTGGAAAAAAATTATGCTAAATACGGAAAACGGATTTTTGATGTCTTATTTTCTATTTTAGTAATAGTTTTTATACTATCCTGGCTTATACCACTGGTTTTCATCTTAATGAAGATCGAATCGAAAGGGCCACTATTTTTCAAACAGCTTAGGCACGGTTATAACAAAAAACCATTCTGGTGCTATAAGTTTAGATCTATGACGGTGAATAAACTGGCAGATGAAAGGATGTGTAGCCGAAATGATCCACGTGTGACCAAACTTGGAAGGATATTAAGAAGAACAAGTGTTGATGAGTTACCTCAATTTATAAATGTGCTAAAAGGGGAAATGAGTGTTGTAGGACCTCGGCCACATATGGAAACTCATACTCTGGAATATGCGGGAACAGTAGATAAATATCTGGTTAGACATTTTACAAAACCTGGAATTACTGGTCTGGCACAAATTAAAGGTTATAGGGGTGAAATATCCTGTAAATCAGATATTATTAACAGAACAAGGTTTGATATTTTTTATCTCGAAAAATGGAATCCTTTGATGGATTTCAAAATCATTTACCAAACCATTTACAATGCGATGGTGGGTGACGAAAAGGCCTTCTAA
- a CDS encoding polysaccharide biosynthesis/export family protein translates to MKLNSTFKRLLLSGILCILLYSCVSRKEMVYFQEIEQLRKNEAKRSGNNLEIQPDDVLTIRVSAPEQEAALPFNLTKSITSQDRIMGEVELETYLVSDEGTIVFPVIGEVKVEGYTNIQLAKKIQDLIAEYVKDPIVNVRILNFQITVLGEVKNPGTFFIEDDHISITKALGMAGDLTIFGQRTNILVMGEDGDHKTYAYLDLTDAGVVTNPHYYLRQNDVIYVEPRGTRRQSAGSTGLASTYLSIISVIASLIILITK, encoded by the coding sequence ATGAAACTAAATTCTACTTTCAAACGGCTTTTGCTGTCCGGTATTTTATGCATCTTACTTTATTCCTGCGTTTCTAGAAAAGAGATGGTTTATTTTCAGGAGATAGAGCAATTAAGAAAAAATGAAGCTAAACGATCCGGTAATAATCTGGAGATACAGCCTGATGATGTGCTTACTATTCGAGTTTCGGCACCGGAACAGGAAGCAGCTTTACCATTTAACCTTACTAAATCTATTACCTCTCAAGATAGGATAATGGGAGAAGTAGAGCTTGAAACCTATCTTGTTTCGGATGAAGGTACCATAGTTTTTCCTGTTATAGGAGAAGTGAAGGTTGAAGGTTATACAAACATTCAACTGGCGAAGAAAATTCAAGATTTGATTGCCGAGTACGTAAAGGATCCAATAGTGAATGTAAGGATTTTAAATTTTCAAATCACGGTTTTAGGCGAAGTGAAAAATCCCGGGACATTTTTTATTGAAGATGATCACATCAGCATAACCAAAGCTTTAGGTATGGCCGGGGATCTCACCATTTTTGGGCAAAGAACAAATATCCTTGTAATGGGTGAAGATGGAGATCATAAAACGTATGCATATCTTGATCTCACCGATGCTGGAGTGGTCACTAACCCCCATTATTATTTACGACAAAATGATGTTATTTATGTTGAACCACGAGGAACAAGAAGGCAGTCTGCGGGTTCTACCGGTTTAGCTTCGACTTACCTATCTATTATATCTGTAATTGCCTCACTCATTATCTTAATCACCAAATAA
- a CDS encoding polysaccharide biosynthesis tyrosine autokinase: MENNINKAHMDRINMRKEITKYLKKWPWFILCIIICCAAGYIYLRYTTPQYIAKTQIILKDDSSKNSESVIFKDLGIMSTAGTKSIENDLGILRSRRLMNEVVRSLNLYIQYYIEGEFNDIELYENVPFSIHVMGFDENLLKQNGGGRFEIWRSSNKIYKIKNLQTGTIKEEEPGNTIDLGFAQIIIRPMESNRGYEGKTIVQFSEINKIAANYRNKINFTQADENSLLIGIELSDPVKEKARDILDQLIMEFNRSAIEDKNLIAGNTFDFINERLAIINEELDSVETGKKIFKQQNQLTDIHAESQMFIQNASDYNKKRQEIGTQLELSNAMLEYISSKSDRNLLPSNLGLSEGGVNDQIDEYNSLILDRNRLLAGSSEKNPMVVKYNSQIDQIKANVVQSLNQARSNLLISQEDIQRQASSIGSKIYSVPTKELQYRGIERQQSIKETLYLFLLQKREENSLAMAITEPKAKIVDRAYFSDYPISPNSRSVYMGTFILGLFIPFSLIYINGLLDNKIRKRVDIESLASNIPLVGEIPKMTQKLRLIKSNDRSVLAEAFRILTTNLQYLLITQKNKTSGITFLVTSTIKGEGKTFTSVNLSITLANTSKKVLLIGGDLRNSKLQPFVINKSQKLGLCDYLADDSLDLDCLIQKSNLNAHLDILLSGNYPPNPYELLKTSKMGVLIESMQKEYDYIVIDTAPSLLVADTFLLTKFADIVLYIVKAGFTDKELLEFPQRAKEQEKFSKIAFILNHVSKAHLGYGNSYGYGYGDAKERSWSKKYKSTVFDI; this comes from the coding sequence ATGGAAAACAATATCAATAAAGCTCATATGGATAGGATCAATATGAGAAAGGAGATAACTAAATACTTAAAAAAATGGCCCTGGTTTATACTATGCATTATTATATGTTGTGCGGCAGGGTATATATATTTAAGATATACTACCCCTCAATATATTGCCAAAACTCAAATTATTCTCAAAGATGATTCCTCAAAAAATTCTGAATCTGTAATTTTTAAAGATCTGGGTATTATGAGTACAGCTGGGACTAAAAGTATAGAGAACGACCTGGGTATTTTGCGTTCGAGACGTCTAATGAATGAGGTGGTTAGATCTTTGAATTTGTATATTCAGTATTATATTGAGGGCGAGTTCAATGATATTGAACTTTATGAGAATGTTCCTTTTTCAATCCACGTTATGGGGTTTGATGAAAATCTTCTTAAACAAAATGGTGGTGGCAGGTTTGAAATTTGGAGATCTTCCAATAAAATATACAAGATTAAAAACCTACAAACAGGAACGATTAAGGAAGAGGAGCCTGGTAACACCATAGATTTAGGCTTTGCACAGATAATAATTCGTCCCATGGAAAGTAATAGGGGTTATGAGGGTAAAACCATAGTCCAATTCTCAGAAATTAATAAAATAGCTGCCAATTATCGAAACAAAATAAATTTTACCCAGGCAGACGAAAATTCCCTCTTGATTGGAATTGAACTTAGTGATCCTGTAAAAGAAAAAGCACGGGATATTCTGGATCAATTAATTATGGAGTTCAATAGATCGGCGATAGAAGATAAAAACCTAATAGCCGGGAATACATTTGATTTTATAAATGAGCGCCTGGCCATTATCAATGAAGAACTGGATTCAGTTGAAACCGGAAAGAAAATTTTCAAACAACAGAATCAACTCACCGATATACACGCTGAATCTCAAATGTTTATACAGAATGCGAGTGATTATAATAAAAAGCGACAGGAGATTGGTACGCAACTGGAACTTTCTAACGCGATGCTGGAGTATATTTCTTCAAAATCGGATAGGAACCTTTTACCATCTAATTTAGGCCTATCAGAAGGTGGAGTCAACGATCAAATTGATGAATACAATTCGCTTATATTAGATCGCAACAGGCTCCTGGCAGGATCCAGTGAAAAAAACCCAATGGTAGTGAAATATAATAGTCAAATAGATCAAATCAAAGCCAATGTGGTACAAAGTTTAAACCAAGCCAGGTCCAATCTTTTAATTTCACAAGAAGATATTCAACGACAGGCCTCCAGTATTGGTTCTAAAATTTATTCAGTTCCAACAAAAGAACTCCAATACAGGGGGATTGAAAGACAACAGAGTATTAAAGAAACTTTGTATTTGTTTTTATTGCAAAAAAGAGAAGAAAATTCGTTGGCCATGGCTATAACTGAACCTAAAGCTAAAATAGTAGACCGTGCATATTTCAGCGATTATCCAATTTCTCCTAATTCCAGAAGTGTATATATGGGAACATTTATTTTAGGTTTATTTATACCTTTTTCATTAATCTATATAAATGGTCTTCTTGATAATAAAATAAGAAAGCGAGTAGATATAGAAAGTTTGGCTTCTAATATTCCATTGGTGGGTGAAATTCCAAAAATGACGCAAAAATTAAGACTTATTAAATCGAATGACCGATCTGTCCTTGCAGAGGCCTTCAGAATTCTGACAACTAATTTACAGTACCTACTAATAACTCAAAAAAATAAGACCTCGGGTATTACTTTTTTAGTAACCTCTACTATAAAAGGAGAAGGAAAGACATTTACTTCAGTTAATCTTTCCATTACCCTAGCAAATACCTCAAAGAAAGTTTTACTGATTGGCGGGGATTTAAGAAACTCTAAACTTCAACCGTTTGTAATAAACAAAAGTCAAAAATTAGGATTGTGCGATTACCTGGCAGATGATTCCTTAGATCTGGACTGTCTAATTCAAAAATCGAACTTGAACGCTCATTTAGATATTCTTTTAAGTGGGAACTATCCACCCAATCCTTACGAGCTGCTTAAAACTTCGAAAATGGGGGTTTTGATTGAAAGTATGCAAAAAGAATATGATTATATTGTTATAGATACAGCTCCTTCATTGCTGGTAGCAGATACATTTTTACTTACCAAGTTTGCTGATATAGTTTTATATATAGTAAAAGCGGGATTTACAGATAAGGAATTACTTGAATTTCCGCAGCGAGCAAAAGAACAGGAAAAATTTTCAAAGATTGCATTTATCCTCAACCACGTATCCAAAGCCCATTTAGGTTATGGTAATAGTTATGGCTATGGTTATGGTGATGCCAAAGAGCGCTCCTGGAGCAAAAAATATAAATCTACTGTTTTCGATATTTAA